AAAACTGATCTTCATGGTTATTGATTTGATTAATTAATGTTCGCGAATAGCTATCTAATTGAACGATGAAATCAAAAAAATCGTATTCCAATGGAGCATAATATTGTGTTAAAGTATTGGAAGCCGTACTCATTTTCGATTTAAATTGAGTTCTAGCATCCATCTGTGTTAAAATATTAGTAATCCCTTTAATGGTTTTGTAAGAATATAACCAATTTTCGTTGACCATAATTGGCAATATATGTTTGGTTTTGTCGGGTAAAAGGGCTTCATTTTTTTGTAAGGTTTTGTAAAATTGTTGCGTAAAACGATACAAATCTAAATCATGAAATTGCTCCCAGTTTTTTGCTAAAAAATGATCGTAAACCACGTCTACAATTACGCCAGAATACAAAC
This genomic window from Flavobacterium agricola contains:
- a CDS encoding acyl carrier protein phosphodiesterase → MNFLAHIYLSHNNTDLEIGNFIADHVKGKKFESFPNAIANGIIMHRKIDTFTDAHPVFRNSKRYFQPEFGLYSGVIVDVVYDHFLAKNWEQFHDLDLYRFTQQFYKTLQKNEALLPDKTKHILPIMVNENWLYSYKTIKGITNILTQMDARTQFKSKMSTASNTLTQYYAPLEYDFFDFIVQLDSYSRTLINQINNHEDQFFRSP